The following proteins come from a genomic window of Thermoproteus sp.:
- a CDS encoding NAD+ synthase: MIDYIKKALAIDCEVVSRYIVERLREYIEESGAKGGVLGLSGGIDSSVVAVLLAKATDNFFFLLMPSSSTPPRDMEDAMKIVKLTRGEGKYAVIPIDDYVNALAAAAGTQDKKIVGNIKARIRMTLLYAYAQRLGYLVIGTGDKSELMLGYFTKYGDGGVDVLPIGDLYKTQVRQLGRCLGVPEEIVQKPPSPALWEGQTAEGELGIDYETIDSVLYLRYEEMRTPEEVAAMLGIDVSVVERVDLLVRKSQHKRLPPEIFRLSGRAIGSDWRYPRRYWNVRAL; this comes from the coding sequence GTGATCGACTACATCAAGAAGGCTCTGGCTATCGACTGCGAGGTGGTCTCGCGCTATATAGTCGAGCGCCTTAGGGAATATATAGAGGAAAGCGGAGCTAAAGGCGGGGTTCTAGGCCTCAGCGGCGGCATAGATTCGTCTGTCGTCGCGGTCCTACTGGCTAAAGCCACAGATAACTTCTTCTTTTTGCTCATGCCCTCATCCTCCACCCCGCCTAGAGATATGGAGGACGCCATGAAGATAGTAAAGCTCACGAGGGGAGAGGGGAAGTACGCAGTTATACCCATAGACGACTACGTCAATGCGCTAGCCGCAGCCGCCGGGACTCAAGACAAAAAGATTGTGGGCAACATAAAGGCCAGGATTAGAATGACCTTGTTGTACGCATACGCCCAGAGGTTAGGCTATTTGGTGATCGGCACCGGCGACAAGAGCGAGCTCATGTTGGGCTACTTCACGAAGTACGGCGACGGCGGAGTGGACGTACTGCCCATAGGCGACCTCTACAAGACGCAGGTGAGGCAGTTAGGGAGGTGTTTAGGCGTGCCCGAAGAGATCGTGCAGAAGCCTCCATCGCCTGCGCTTTGGGAAGGCCAGACCGCTGAGGGCGAGCTGGGCATAGACTACGAGACCATAGACTCCGTCTTGTATCTACGCTATGAGGAGATGAGGACGCCTGAGGAGGTGGCCGCCATGTTGGGCATAGATGTATCTGTAGTCGAGAGGGTAGACCTTCTAGTCAGGAAGAGCCAGCACAAGAGGCTTCCCCCCGAGATATTTAGACTCAGCGGAAGGGCCATAGGGTCCGATTGGAGGTATCCAAGACGTTATTGGAACGTAAGGGCATTATGA
- a CDS encoding DUF1641 domain-containing protein has product MSTEERIFKALADPEKQEALAALLENIHVVKDFVLLLSELKNTGLLDLMTGGLAAAKAVAGDLVTSRDFAETAAKLLEVASSISTAVSNPANISCLSKAVAGSDASKPVGIYGLIQALQDPDVQRGLGYLLSIVKNLGACLGAKQ; this is encoded by the coding sequence ATGAGCACGGAGGAGAGGATCTTCAAGGCACTGGCGGATCCCGAGAAGCAGGAGGCGTTGGCGGCCCTCCTCGAGAACATACATGTGGTGAAGGACTTCGTGTTGCTCCTTTCGGAGCTGAAAAACACAGGGCTTTTAGACCTAATGACGGGCGGCCTCGCGGCGGCGAAGGCGGTGGCGGGAGACCTCGTAACCAGTAGGGACTTCGCCGAGACAGCCGCAAAGCTCCTCGAAGTCGCGTCTTCCATATCTACGGCCGTCTCAAATCCGGCAAACATATCCTGTCTGTCCAAGGCCGTTGCAGGCTCGGATGCCTCCAAGCCGGTGGGGATATACGGCTTAATTCAAGCACTTCAAGACCCTGACGTGCAGAGGGGCTTGGGCTATCTGCTCTCCATCGTGAAGAATTTGGGGGCCTGTCTGGGAGCCAAACAATAA
- a CDS encoding MarR family transcriptional regulator yields MKVDVEKLGIQLDDKELRILLSILENEPITAYKIAVDNRMHFSYVYKKIDIFEREELVAYFCEPGSGRKLYYILPKGVLTLMAYGAVTSRKLLADKLRDKWNLKDFSDDEIIAVADLALRNYKPGMPINDVVMLAYTLYNKYLTDGLEVRAQDRILLNKLFRRAFGSLMGLLGEECLQKCWQDLMRRDYI; encoded by the coding sequence ATGAAGGTCGATGTGGAGAAACTGGGGATACAGCTAGACGATAAGGAGTTGAGAATTCTGCTGTCCATATTGGAAAACGAGCCCATAACCGCCTATAAGATAGCAGTAGACAATAGGATGCATTTCTCTTATGTGTATAAGAAAATCGACATATTTGAGAGAGAGGAACTCGTCGCATATTTCTGCGAGCCTGGAAGCGGGAGGAAGCTCTACTATATACTCCCCAAGGGGGTCTTGACTCTGATGGCGTATGGAGCAGTGACCAGCAGGAAGCTACTTGCAGACAAGCTGAGGGATAAATGGAATCTAAAGGATTTTTCCGACGATGAAATAATCGCGGTGGCAGATCTGGCCTTAAGGAACTACAAGCCAGGCATGCCGATCAACGACGTAGTGATGCTCGCCTATACCCTATACAATAAATACCTCACAGACGGCCTTGAAGTGCGGGCGCAAGATAGGATATTGCTCAATAAGCTGTTTAGGAGGGCATTCGGATCGTTGATGGGGCTACTGGGCGAAGAGTGCCTACAGAAATGTTGGCAGGACCTCATGAGACGCGACTACATATGA
- a CDS encoding class II glutamine amidotransferase, producing MCRIALFLGGPKRDFFRSFIEISRRDRTKGLSHDSGWGVIYARRGEYGLYKSTRPIWESYIDPPDGYELYLFHSRLASVGAISPANTHPIVYGNYAIAHNGTIMKEKFVEELKARGIDVRTGGTTDSELFLKAFVDLGGDIAALREISRIAMRHLDPEEPLMNIAIIDLAELKAYFLTYRPYEDPHFVPVISRGPITVISSEPLDGGVWTPLENGVVVVAEGRGELNVMKLFE from the coding sequence GTGTGTAGAATAGCTCTTTTTCTGGGAGGCCCCAAGCGGGATTTCTTCCGCTCCTTCATAGAGATCTCAAGGAGGGATAGGACAAAGGGCCTTAGCCACGATTCGGGGTGGGGAGTTATATATGCCAGGAGGGGGGAATATGGACTATATAAGTCCACGAGACCCATCTGGGAGTCATATATAGATCCCCCGGATGGATATGAACTATATCTATTTCATTCCCGTCTGGCGTCTGTAGGCGCTATATCTCCTGCAAACACTCACCCCATAGTGTACGGCAACTACGCCATAGCCCACAACGGGACTATCATGAAGGAGAAATTCGTGGAGGAGTTAAAGGCTAGGGGGATAGACGTGAGGACGGGCGGTACCACCGACAGCGAGTTGTTCCTAAAGGCGTTTGTGGATCTTGGCGGCGATATAGCCGCCCTCCGCGAAATTTCGCGCATAGCGATGCGCCACTTAGACCCAGAGGAGCCCCTCATGAACATAGCGATAATAGACCTCGCAGAGCTGAAGGCGTACTTCCTCACCTATAGGCCGTACGAAGATCCGCACTTCGTGCCTGTGATCAGTAGGGGCCCCATTACTGTCATCTCTTCGGAGCCTCTAGACGGCGGCGTCTGGACTCCACTAGAGAACGGCGTTGTCGTAGTCGCGGAGGGCAGAGGGGAGCTAAACGTAATGAAGCTTTTTGAGTGA
- a CDS encoding TusE/DsrC/DsvC family sulfur relay protein, translating into MRRVGCPGEYKVGDKTIRLDEECFLEDPAVWDRDVAIWMASNLEGLELTDAHWRVIEYLRAYWEQHGKCPHIKRLLADLGITLEELYLLFPSGPADSACKIAGTPRPGGCI; encoded by the coding sequence ATGAGGCGCGTCGGATGTCCCGGAGAATATAAAGTCGGCGACAAGACCATAAGGCTGGATGAAGAGTGCTTCCTCGAAGACCCCGCCGTGTGGGACAGAGACGTGGCCATCTGGATGGCCAGTAACCTAGAGGGACTGGAACTGACGGACGCGCATTGGCGCGTAATAGAGTATCTGAGAGCCTACTGGGAGCAACACGGCAAGTGTCCCCACATCAAGAGGCTACTGGCCGATTTAGGCATCACCTTGGAGGAGCTCTACCTTTTGTTCCCGTCAGGCCCAGCCGACAGCGCGTGTAAGATCGCGGGGACTCCAAGGCCGGGCGGATGTATATAA
- a CDS encoding glutamine synthetase family protein yields the protein MPEGINAWRVLKSAGVKYVKFVIVDIFGRPKLEILPIDAARDAFIDGIAYDGSSIPAYTTVNRSDFVAEVDTNAIYIETWNDGKTALVFTSTLDGNKPHLMDPRNALKQVVEYARGRGYDVMMGAEVEFFLVKGNPPSLADRGVYFEGYPLKETMPVMEEIIEHFYLSGIGFTKTHHEVAPSQFEVNIPAGNPVQVADQILVFKIMAKSIAQRHGLIATFMPKPFWGVNGSGMHVHVSFWKDGVNLFASYKEPTAELKSAVAGVLENALANSVFVAPLVNSYKRLVPHYEAPTRVVWGIGNRSAMVRVPYYGKKINRFEYRHPDPSSNPYLGFSAIVLSALDGLERKLEPPAPVEDIAYELQGVRETPKHLGEAAKLASGGVAARLLPQQLVSAYLALKEKEWGEYLSSAGEWEKTWNTITAWEYEQYLEVA from the coding sequence ATGCCGGAAGGCATAAACGCTTGGAGGGTACTAAAAAGCGCCGGAGTTAAATACGTCAAGTTCGTGATAGTGGACATATTCGGCAGGCCGAAGCTCGAAATACTGCCAATAGACGCGGCCCGCGACGCCTTTATCGACGGCATAGCGTACGACGGCTCCTCCATACCTGCATACACCACCGTCAATAGGAGCGACTTCGTGGCCGAAGTCGACACCAACGCCATATACATAGAGACTTGGAACGACGGTAAGACCGCGTTGGTCTTCACCAGCACGCTGGACGGCAACAAGCCCCACCTAATGGACCCGCGCAACGCCTTAAAGCAAGTCGTGGAGTACGCCAGGGGCAGAGGCTACGACGTGATGATGGGCGCCGAGGTGGAGTTCTTCTTGGTCAAAGGCAATCCCCCATCGCTGGCCGACCGCGGCGTCTACTTCGAGGGGTATCCACTAAAGGAGACAATGCCAGTAATGGAGGAGATCATAGAGCACTTCTACCTCTCCGGCATAGGCTTCACCAAGACCCACCACGAAGTAGCGCCGAGCCAGTTCGAAGTAAACATACCTGCCGGCAATCCCGTCCAGGTGGCCGACCAGATACTTGTGTTCAAAATTATGGCCAAGTCCATAGCGCAGAGACACGGGCTTATTGCGACCTTCATGCCGAAGCCCTTCTGGGGCGTGAACGGGTCCGGCATGCACGTACATGTGAGCTTCTGGAAGGACGGAGTCAACCTATTCGCCTCCTATAAGGAGCCTACGGCTGAGCTCAAATCCGCAGTTGCCGGCGTGTTGGAGAACGCCCTTGCCAACAGCGTCTTTGTGGCTCCCCTCGTCAATAGCTACAAGAGGCTGGTGCCGCACTACGAGGCGCCCACCCGCGTCGTCTGGGGCATAGGCAACAGGTCGGCCATGGTCAGAGTGCCGTATTACGGCAAGAAGATAAACAGATTTGAATACCGCCATCCAGACCCCTCCTCGAACCCGTACCTAGGCTTCTCGGCCATAGTGCTGTCCGCCCTAGATGGGCTGGAGAGGAAGTTGGAGCCGCCCGCGCCAGTAGAGGACATAGCCTACGAGCTCCAGGGCGTGAGAGAAACTCCGAAACATCTCGGCGAGGCCGCCAAGCTCGCATCGGGAGGAGTCGCGGCTAGGCTGTTGCCGCAACAACTAGTTAGCGCCTATTTGGCGCTCAAGGAGAAGGAGTGGGGCGAATATCTATCGAGCGCTGGCGAGTGGGAGAAGACTTGGAACACTATAACGGCCTGGGAGTACGAGCAGTACCTAGAAGTGGCCTAA
- a CDS encoding glutamate synthase-related protein gives MRPLNIYLRPAVHRIPEFWSPERIEYIRRSALEGLPPYALEEAPSKIGRLLDRMAFKDLRPREVNELLKVADKLDVDVGVDFFGTKLSAPIYLGDMSFGALSGNPNIAIAKAATEEGVVAGIGEGGLHPEVAKYRNIVVQWASARFGMDMTLLRAGLAVNIKIGQGAKPGIGGHLPGRKVTKVIAELRKIPEGSEAISPAPHHDIYSIEDLAQRVKALRDLTGKPVLVKVAAVNKIMYVAVGVARSTAEGIIIDGAGAGTGATPVAVRDHLGIPIDYAVPVVDKWLKENGVRERFLVIGGGMIYSASDIAKLIALGADMANVGTAALLSFGCIMCHSCHTGGCPTSLTNMIGARPDLDINWASASLRRYLGAIRAGLKAILYALGMDSLKELLGRRDLLGLYHVDEQVASTIGVELMAEGDVAFYQDYTPLVPREIYEEGKVPITGMGGVVPGYTYPARRPLDLLRIEASQVTHPSVDPYREEVDVKFYMDGVEFDTPVVVPALERAAVMAGYALGALVDGEGCPEPQYCLSHYKFRRVPPTSALEPEEGITVIDERLGGDIWLEEAVALLDEKARRLGIRENMVIVAAGRLYNGADVYKMAALGADLVEPREIFELVSKRPAQDYAAKRRRYENVISVLTKELKLVMGAGGITSYFHMVGNRDLLRSLDGKVATKLKVPIAGS, from the coding sequence ATGCGTCCCCTCAATATATATTTGCGCCCTGCGGTACATAGGATCCCGGAGTTCTGGAGTCCCGAGAGGATAGAATATATCCGTCGTTCTGCTTTGGAGGGCCTTCCGCCCTATGCCCTTGAGGAGGCCCCCAGCAAGATAGGCAGACTCCTCGACAGAATGGCCTTTAAGGACTTAAGGCCTCGTGAGGTCAATGAGCTTTTGAAGGTGGCCGACAAGCTGGACGTAGATGTAGGTGTGGACTTCTTCGGGACCAAGCTGTCGGCGCCTATATATCTAGGCGATATGTCGTTCGGCGCCCTCAGCGGAAATCCCAACATCGCCATAGCCAAGGCGGCCACGGAGGAGGGCGTAGTCGCTGGCATAGGCGAGGGCGGGCTCCACCCAGAGGTCGCCAAATATAGAAATATAGTAGTGCAGTGGGCTTCTGCGCGTTTTGGGATGGACATGACGCTCCTACGCGCCGGTCTCGCTGTGAATATAAAAATCGGCCAAGGCGCCAAGCCGGGCATAGGCGGCCACCTGCCGGGCAGGAAGGTCACTAAGGTCATAGCCGAGCTCAGAAAGATACCTGAAGGTAGCGAGGCCATATCGCCGGCGCCTCACCACGACATATATTCCATAGAGGATCTGGCCCAGAGGGTCAAGGCGCTTAGGGACTTGACGGGCAAGCCAGTCTTGGTCAAAGTTGCCGCCGTCAATAAGATCATGTACGTGGCCGTCGGCGTGGCGAGATCCACCGCGGAGGGGATAATTATCGATGGCGCTGGCGCCGGCACCGGCGCGACGCCAGTGGCCGTGCGTGACCACCTCGGAATACCTATAGACTACGCCGTCCCCGTAGTGGACAAATGGCTGAAGGAAAATGGGGTTAGAGAGCGCTTTTTGGTCATAGGAGGCGGTATGATCTACAGCGCCTCGGACATAGCGAAGCTGATCGCGCTGGGCGCCGACATGGCCAACGTGGGCACCGCCGCGCTCCTTTCATTTGGATGTATAATGTGCCACTCCTGCCACACGGGAGGATGCCCCACGTCGCTTACCAACATGATAGGCGCGAGGCCCGATCTGGATATAAACTGGGCCTCGGCGTCCCTCCGTAGGTATCTAGGCGCCATTAGGGCGGGGCTCAAGGCCATATTGTACGCATTGGGCATGGACAGCTTGAAGGAGCTCCTAGGCAGGAGGGACCTGTTGGGTCTCTACCATGTTGACGAGCAGGTGGCGAGCACTATAGGCGTGGAGTTGATGGCCGAAGGCGATGTTGCTTTCTATCAGGACTATACGCCGCTTGTGCCTAGAGAAATATACGAAGAGGGCAAGGTGCCCATAACGGGCATGGGCGGCGTGGTTCCCGGCTACACGTACCCCGCCAGGAGGCCTCTCGACCTCCTCAGAATAGAGGCCTCGCAGGTGACCCACCCCTCTGTCGATCCCTATAGGGAGGAGGTAGACGTGAAGTTCTATATGGACGGCGTCGAGTTCGACACGCCTGTGGTCGTGCCAGCGTTAGAGCGCGCCGCCGTCATGGCGGGATATGCCCTCGGCGCGTTGGTGGACGGCGAAGGTTGCCCCGAGCCGCAATATTGCCTTTCCCACTATAAGTTCCGCCGCGTTCCGCCGACGAGCGCTTTAGAGCCGGAGGAGGGGATAACTGTAATTGACGAGAGGCTGGGAGGCGACATATGGCTGGAGGAGGCCGTGGCGCTTCTAGACGAGAAGGCGCGGAGATTGGGCATTAGGGAGAACATGGTCATAGTGGCGGCTGGCCGTCTATATAACGGGGCCGATGTATACAAAATGGCGGCTCTGGGCGCTGATTTAGTGGAGCCACGCGAGATCTTCGAGCTGGTGTCCAAAAGGCCTGCGCAGGACTATGCCGCTAAGAGGCGCCGCTATGAGAACGTCATATCTGTACTAACTAAAGAACTAAAGCTCGTCATGGGGGCTGGAGGTATTACTAGTTATTTCCATATGGTTGGCAATAGAGACCTACTAAGATCTCTAGATGGCAAAGTTGCTACAAAACTCAAAGTGCCTATAGCCGGAAGCTAA
- a CDS encoding glutamate synthase, translating into MCGIFGLYSLDGEAPIGIVVAALKAMRERGTPHGAGVALYRPSDKPRIKAFSWRPYGKYIKLPSGVYDVELEEYNKDIDGYIYLNSRWIDIYKIAGWPEEIVKVYGIEGLTSKIWLGHTRYPTNSPGRMPYYSHPFAAGDVAIVHNGDLSSYGANVNFIKYRGDAKFTGNDSEAIAYLLSHLAKELGVEEAIRELMFGRRYRWARLDGPYAVAFMIGGPKPVFGAFVDTQHFRPLYIGMTDSLLLVASEAAAIKAVEPAASVWAMRGGEYIIAEGDEIYGNFKRRYVYPKLPPEPQEAIDARMYDAVSLASVIRAELARRGEVNVVNVMGHRYLGNGMSSGALRVWGIVGNASANVMSGGYFAVYGDVQDDFGDAMNDGTAVIYGNAGDALGQAKRGGEIYVYGDAGTRAAIQHRGGVVVIGGSVGKYLGEYMGGGTVVVLRVTNDEEVGDMIARGMVGGEIYIRGEVPKEYIGHVDRRALERYAKSLAIDGIIDGNKYQELIEESGEVVIEQRELTDEETRKLSGYIEKFNKFFGLDVKIDRDIFTIIKPKYKQNK; encoded by the coding sequence ATGTGCGGCATCTTCGGGCTTTACTCCCTCGACGGCGAGGCCCCCATAGGCATCGTCGTAGCTGCGCTTAAGGCAATGAGGGAGAGGGGGACGCCGCACGGCGCGGGCGTGGCGCTATATAGGCCCTCCGACAAGCCAAGGATAAAGGCATTTTCGTGGAGGCCATATGGAAAATATATAAAATTACCGAGTGGAGTTTATGATGTCGAACTTGAAGAATATAATAAGGATATAGATGGATATATATATTTAAATAGTAGATGGATAGATATATATAAGATAGCAGGGTGGCCCGAGGAGATAGTCAAGGTATACGGTATAGAAGGCCTCACCAGTAAGATCTGGCTGGGCCACACCAGATACCCCACCAACAGCCCCGGCAGGATGCCCTACTACTCCCACCCGTTTGCGGCCGGCGATGTGGCCATAGTCCACAACGGCGACTTGAGTAGCTACGGCGCCAACGTAAACTTCATAAAATATAGAGGTGACGCTAAATTCACTGGAAACGACAGTGAGGCTATTGCCTACCTCCTATCCCATTTAGCAAAAGAGTTGGGCGTCGAGGAGGCCATTAGGGAGCTCATGTTCGGCAGGAGGTACAGATGGGCCCGCCTCGACGGGCCCTACGCTGTGGCGTTCATGATAGGAGGCCCCAAGCCCGTCTTCGGCGCGTTTGTAGACACGCAACACTTCCGTCCGCTATATATCGGCATGACGGACTCCCTCCTTCTTGTGGCGTCAGAGGCGGCTGCCATAAAGGCCGTGGAGCCCGCCGCGTCCGTCTGGGCCATGAGGGGCGGGGAGTATATCATAGCCGAGGGCGACGAGATCTACGGCAATTTCAAGAGGAGATACGTATATCCCAAACTGCCGCCGGAGCCCCAAGAGGCCATAGACGCCAGGATGTACGACGCCGTATCGCTCGCCTCCGTGATAAGGGCCGAGCTGGCCAGACGCGGGGAGGTCAATGTGGTTAACGTGATGGGCCATAGGTATTTGGGCAACGGGATGTCCTCGGGGGCCCTCAGGGTCTGGGGTATAGTGGGCAACGCGTCGGCCAACGTGATGTCGGGCGGCTACTTCGCGGTCTATGGCGACGTCCAGGACGACTTCGGCGACGCCATGAACGACGGGACTGCAGTCATATATGGCAACGCAGGCGACGCGTTGGGGCAAGCCAAGAGAGGAGGCGAGATATACGTCTACGGCGACGCCGGGACCAGGGCGGCTATCCAGCATAGGGGAGGGGTAGTCGTAATAGGGGGATCGGTGGGCAAATACCTCGGCGAATATATGGGCGGAGGCACCGTCGTGGTTCTCCGCGTTACTAACGACGAGGAGGTGGGGGACATGATAGCGAGGGGCATGGTGGGCGGCGAGATATACATAAGGGGAGAGGTCCCGAAGGAGTATATCGGCCATGTGGACAGACGGGCGCTGGAGAGATACGCCAAGTCCCTAGCCATCGACGGCATAATCGACGGGAATAAGTACCAAGAGCTAATTGAGGAGTCTGGCGAGGTGGTAATCGAACAGAGAGAATTGACTGATGAGGAGACAAGAAAGCTGAGCGGCTACATAGAGAAGTTCAATAAGTTCTTCGGACTCGATGTAAAAATAGATAGGGATATATTTACTATAATTAAGCCGAAATATAAACAAAATAAATAG
- a CDS encoding nitrilase-related carbon-nitrogen hydrolase: protein MKIELAQIRPILGDVERNFAKHKEIVETSTSDCVVFPELSLTGYVLKDLTFELFRESEKAVEKLAELSGGRCVVAGTIKEVRPGVLRNSAAVMIGGRIEYVYKFYLPTYGLFEERRYFQRGDPAKDLKVFQHAGIKFGVMICEDAWHPEPAEALALMGADLILVPSASPMRRLGKELAIKDSWEALLKAHALMNTVWMAFVNTVGSQEEEFFWGGSMVVSPLGDVKLRLRLFEEDRGVYKIDVDELRRARFFSSFRDHISSFHRVLADL, encoded by the coding sequence ATGAAGATAGAACTGGCCCAAATAAGGCCGATTCTAGGCGATGTCGAGAGGAATTTCGCCAAGCATAAAGAGATTGTAGAGACCAGCACGAGCGACTGCGTGGTGTTCCCCGAGCTCTCCCTGACGGGCTACGTCCTAAAGGACTTGACCTTCGAACTGTTTAGAGAAAGCGAGAAGGCGGTGGAGAAGCTCGCCGAGCTGTCCGGAGGCAGATGCGTAGTAGCGGGGACCATAAAGGAGGTGAGACCCGGCGTTTTGAGGAACTCGGCGGCTGTCATGATAGGCGGGAGGATCGAATACGTCTATAAGTTCTATCTGCCTACATACGGCTTGTTTGAAGAAAGGCGATACTTCCAAAGGGGAGACCCCGCTAAAGACCTGAAGGTGTTCCAACACGCCGGGATCAAATTCGGCGTGATGATCTGCGAGGACGCTTGGCATCCAGAGCCGGCTGAGGCGCTGGCGTTAATGGGAGCCGACTTGATATTGGTACCGTCCGCCTCGCCTATGCGGAGGCTCGGCAAGGAGCTGGCCATAAAGGACAGTTGGGAGGCTTTGTTGAAGGCGCACGCGCTTATGAATACGGTATGGATGGCGTTCGTCAACACTGTGGGGAGCCAAGAGGAGGAGTTCTTCTGGGGCGGCTCCATGGTCGTCTCGCCTCTAGGCGACGTGAAGCTCAGATTAAGGCTGTTCGAAGAGGATAGAGGCGTCTATAAGATAGATGTAGACGAATTGAGGAGGGCCCGTTTCTTTAGTAGCTTTAGGGACCACATATCGTCTTTCCATAGAGTTCTGGCGGATCTATAA
- a CDS encoding PadR family transcriptional regulator, producing MNPKWRGYYKAIVLYLLSSGPLSGYEMIKIIEGAFGGKIRPSPGTIYPLLKFLEDEGYIESEEQYVGRKRKKVYKITEEGRKLLEDYLKDSTFNQLMSYLQQKPEKVDILSSIVDEVRFLSEIFDEVDVNDKEKLKELSRILADFSDKVAKRLGQ from the coding sequence ATGAATCCAAAATGGCGCGGCTACTACAAGGCAATTGTGCTCTACTTATTGTCGTCGGGCCCTCTAAGCGGCTACGAGATGATCAAGATCATAGAGGGCGCCTTTGGGGGCAAGATACGTCCGTCCCCCGGCACCATATATCCCCTCCTGAAGTTTCTAGAGGACGAGGGCTATATAGAGTCCGAAGAGCAATATGTCGGCAGGAAGAGGAAAAAGGTCTACAAGATAACAGAGGAGGGGCGCAAGCTCCTAGAGGACTACCTCAAAGACTCCACGTTTAATCAACTCATGTCGTACCTACAGCAAAAGCCCGAAAAGGTCGACATCTTGTCGTCTATAGTGGACGAAGTAAGGTTCTTGTCAGAAATATTCGACGAAGTCGACGTAAACGATAAGGAGAAGCTCAAGGAGTTGAGTAGAATCTTAGCCGACTTCTCGGATAAAGTCGCCAAGAGGTTGGGACAATAA